In Methanothrix sp., a genomic segment contains:
- a CDS encoding NAD(P)/FAD-dependent oxidoreductase produces the protein MKVAVIGGGIAGAELIRVAAPCPLEFTLIEPKKQIEMQALYPEYLGGVARLQDLAAPLKPFCERVGARHVQERALRLEGSTVLCERTRVDFDYAIIATGAAQNYFGIKGVENTFSINTLEETKRARRFVEDNYPERIMIMGSGLTGVEAASILAESLDASIYVIEAKERVLPQFSPQTSELVERALSKRGVNILTSTQVTEVKEDCIMFTDNTCLDCDMAIWTAGVKPSQFIEGLDLPKRKGWLLVDPYLNVSSNLFAIGDCAWVEIDGRLATKTGLEAERQAKYLARHLSYLIRGRGLERYSVRASTDSQVALISLGSDCAVGVVGKTCIGVPTRLIYSLKSWIDKSFIKRFK, from the coding sequence ATGAAGGTAGCTGTTATTGGCGGGGGCATTGCCGGCGCAGAGCTGATCCGGGTGGCTGCACCCTGCCCACTGGAGTTCACACTGATTGAGCCCAAAAAGCAGATAGAGATGCAGGCTCTCTATCCCGAGTATCTGGGTGGGGTGGCCAGGCTCCAGGACCTGGCCGCTCCCCTCAAGCCCTTCTGCGAGCGGGTGGGTGCCCGTCATGTCCAGGAGAGGGCCCTCCGCCTGGAGGGAAGCACTGTGCTCTGCGAGAGAACCCGGGTGGACTTCGACTATGCTATAATCGCTACTGGTGCTGCTCAGAACTACTTTGGCATCAAAGGGGTGGAGAACACCTTCTCCATCAACACCCTGGAGGAGACAAAGAGGGCGCGACGATTCGTGGAGGACAACTATCCAGAGAGGATCATGATCATGGGCTCCGGGCTCACTGGAGTGGAGGCGGCATCCATCCTGGCGGAGAGCCTGGATGCCAGCATATATGTCATTGAGGCTAAAGAGCGCGTCCTGCCCCAGTTCTCCCCCCAGACCTCTGAGCTGGTGGAGAGGGCCCTCTCCAAGCGGGGGGTGAACATCCTCACCTCCACTCAGGTGACTGAGGTCAAGGAGGACTGCATAATGTTCACAGACAACACCTGCCTGGATTGCGATATGGCCATCTGGACGGCTGGGGTGAAGCCCTCCCAGTTCATCGAGGGTCTGGATCTGCCCAAGAGGAAGGGCTGGCTGCTGGTGGACCCTTACCTCAATGTCTCAAGCAACCTATTCGCCATCGGAGATTGCGCCTGGGTGGAGATCGATGGCCGGCTGGCCACCAAGACCGGCCTGGAGGCGGAGAGGCAGGCCAAGTACCTGGCCCGTCACCTATCCTATCTGATAAGAGGCAGGGGGCTGGAGCGGTATTCAGTCCGGGCCAGCACCGACAGCCAGGTAGCACTGATATCCCTGGGATCGGACTGCGCTGTGGGAGTGGTGGGGAAGACCTGCATTGGAGTGCCCACCAGATTGATCTACTCTCTGAAGAGCTGGATCGACAAATCATTCATCAAAAGATTTAAATAA
- the istB gene encoding IS21-like element helper ATPase IstB, protein MDDLPQDGREAIPELKALAFLKERRNVILIGNSGTGKTHMAIAVGIKACEENYRVVFRSAAALVNEMIEARKDNRLSIYIKQFKKVDLLIIDELGYVTFDLAAAELLFQLLAARYETMSTIITSNLGFSDWVKVFHDRTLTAAILDRITHHALILNMNGESFRRK, encoded by the coding sequence ATGGATGATTTGCCACAAGATGGGCGAGAGGCTATTCCTGAACTAAAAGCGCTTGCGTTTCTTAAAGAAAGGAGGAATGTTATTCTCATCGGAAATTCAGGAACCGGCAAGACTCATATGGCTATTGCGGTAGGGATCAAAGCATGCGAGGAGAACTATCGAGTTGTATTTCGCTCCGCAGCGGCATTGGTCAATGAGATGATCGAAGCGAGAAAAGATAACAGGCTCTCAATTTATATCAAACAGTTTAAAAAGGTTGATCTCCTCATAATTGATGAGCTTGGGTACGTAACATTTGATCTCGCTGCTGCTGAATTGCTATTTCAGTTGCTTGCAGCACGATATGAGACTATGAGTACTATCATTACCTCGAACCTGGGATTTTCAGATTGGGTGAAGGTATTCCATGACAGGACTCTAACCGCAGCAATTCTGGATAGGATTACCCACCACGCGCTGATACTGAACATGAACGGAGAGAGTTTCCGCAGAAAGTAG
- a CDS encoding transposase, protein MDRRIHKYPYCPSIGYYVGFKLILAINQDNELLGLEIFNDSLNDFELLILFLKKLYRSKIIKSEDIIICDKGFASKKNYHAIINRFNVVSIIYPRKNTNLDKIIHSLNPLPDLF, encoded by the coding sequence TTGGACCGGCGGATACATAAATATCCATATTGCCCATCCATTGGATATTATGTTGGATTTAAGTTAATTTTGGCGATAAATCAAGATAATGAACTTTTAGGATTAGAAATCTTCAATGATTCGCTTAACGACTTTGAATTGCTTATTCTGTTCCTTAAAAAGCTATATCGCTCTAAAATTATCAAATCAGAAGATATAATCATTTGCGACAAGGGTTTTGCGTCAAAAAAGAATTATCATGCCATTATAAATAGATTTAACGTGGTTTCGATCATTTATCCTAGGAAAAACACTAATTTAGATAAAATAATTCACAGCCTAAATCCACTGCCAGATCTTTTTTAA
- a CDS encoding UPF0175 family protein — protein MSEIVLQVPDDALLALKMSPDELGKELKLAAAVELFELGRLSSGAAAGLAGIQRTLFLARLANYGVDTFRLTEEDLKAEASLA, from the coding sequence ATGAGCGAGATAGTTTTACAAGTGCCAGATGATGCCTTACTGGCTCTAAAGATGTCCCCAGACGAATTGGGAAAGGAGCTAAAGCTGGCAGCTGCCGTAGAGCTCTTTGAACTGGGAAGGCTATCATCCGGGGCTGCAGCCGGGCTGGCAGGCATACAACGAACGCTCTTTCTTGCCAGGCTGGCTAACTATGGCGTGGATACCTTCCGTCTGACGGAAGAAGACCTCAAGGCGGAGGCTTCTCTTGCCTGA
- the rnhA gene encoding ribonuclease HI: protein MIIVYFDGLCYPQNPGGVAAYGYLIYRDNEPIWKGFGAVGEGRGMTSNVAEYEGLLAAARWLNDEGIDEKIEVRGDSELVIKQMKGEYRISSATSKRYVPQIKKLLEGKEVRFRWVPREENEEADRLSRVAYESYVRRKRAA, encoded by the coding sequence ATGATCATTGTTTACTTCGACGGCCTCTGCTATCCCCAAAATCCCGGCGGGGTGGCAGCTTATGGCTATCTGATCTATCGGGATAATGAGCCCATCTGGAAAGGCTTTGGCGCTGTGGGCGAGGGCCGGGGGATGACCAGCAACGTGGCGGAGTACGAGGGCCTCTTGGCCGCGGCCCGCTGGCTGAATGATGAGGGGATTGATGAGAAGATCGAGGTCCGAGGAGACTCAGAGCTGGTGATCAAGCAGATGAAGGGGGAGTACAGGATAAGCTCGGCCACCTCCAAGAGGTATGTGCCCCAGATCAAGAAGCTCCTGGAGGGAAAAGAGGTCAGATTTCGCTGGGTTCCGCGAGAGGAGAACGAAGAGGCGGATCGGCTCTCCCGGGTGGCATATGAGAGCTATGTGAGAAGGAAAAGAGCGGCTTGA
- the istA gene encoding IS21 family transposase, whose amino-acid sequence MPQKQRLTAKRIWELLVQDGHKIGYTTVKDEVVRWKRTNAPREVFILQEPRIGQRAEFDWGEVTLNIAGVWQKFYLAVFVLPFSLYRFARLYNRSTRLEVIQAHIEFFREIGSVPEAIFYDRMAAVYDSRKQQFNDKFLEFSMHFGFQPCVCNPASPNEKGTDEESVGYVRRATFSERSSFASINEAAEWLKMRLGEINGHPVYRRSDVPVQGLDQERALMHPLPTLEFENCELKRATISRYSLVKFDGNFYSIPDTYRPRYITLKMLVDRIEFLDGNDIIAVHRRLAGNQKYSLDIAHYIKTFHRKPGALPNSRVLAQADELIRDAFNSYYANDPKKILPILDLIKETPLKNFQPLLRS is encoded by the coding sequence ATGCCCCAAAAACAACGACTCACGGCAAAAAGAATCTGGGAGCTTCTCGTCCAGGATGGTCATAAAATAGGTTATACCACGGTCAAGGACGAAGTTGTCCGCTGGAAACGCACTAATGCACCCCGAGAGGTGTTTATCTTGCAGGAGCCGCGCATTGGTCAGCGTGCAGAATTCGATTGGGGCGAAGTCACACTCAATATCGCCGGAGTATGGCAGAAATTCTACCTTGCGGTCTTCGTCTTGCCCTTCTCGCTCTATCGATTTGCTCGCCTCTATAACAGATCAACCCGTCTGGAAGTGATCCAGGCCCACATCGAATTCTTCCGCGAGATCGGCTCAGTTCCCGAGGCGATATTCTATGACAGAATGGCTGCTGTATACGATTCTCGAAAGCAGCAGTTCAATGATAAATTTCTGGAATTCTCTATGCATTTCGGTTTTCAGCCCTGTGTCTGCAATCCAGCTTCACCTAACGAGAAAGGGACAGACGAAGAAAGTGTAGGCTATGTCCGGCGTGCCACTTTCAGCGAAAGGAGTTCATTTGCATCCATAAATGAGGCTGCTGAATGGCTAAAAATGCGCCTTGGCGAGATAAACGGCCATCCTGTCTATCGTCGATCCGATGTGCCGGTCCAGGGCCTTGATCAAGAGCGAGCCTTGATGCATCCATTGCCAACACTCGAATTTGAAAACTGCGAACTGAAACGTGCAACTATTTCGCGGTATTCATTGGTAAAATTTGACGGGAACTTCTACTCAATTCCGGATACATACCGTCCTCGATATATTACACTGAAGATGTTGGTGGATAGGATCGAGTTCCTTGATGGAAACGATATCATTGCAGTTCATCGTCGATTGGCTGGGAATCAGAAGTATTCGCTTGATATCGCTCATTACATCAAGACTTTTCATCGCAAACCGGGTGCGCTCCCAAATTCCAGAGTTTTAGCTCAGGCAGATGAACTGATTCGGGATGCTTTCAATAGCTATTATGCGAATGATCCAAAAAAAATTCTGCCTATTCTTGACCTGATAAAAGAGACCCCCCTGAAAAATTTTCAACCGCTCTTGCGATCCTAA
- a CDS encoding tetratricopeptide repeat protein, with translation MTTKAYGPDHPDVAIRVNNIGLVLQAQGDHQEARKCFERALKIDEKAYGPDHPDVAIRVNNIGLVLQAQGDHQEARKCFERALKIDEKAYGPDHPNVARYVNNIGLVLLDLGDHQEAKKYLERALKIDEKAYGPDHPNVAIRVNNIGLVLQYQGDLQEARKYLERALKIDEKAYGPDHPNVAIRVNNIGSVLLDLGDLQEARKCFERALKIDEKAYGPDHPNVARDVNNLGSVLQYQGDLKEARKYLERALKIDEKAYGPDHPNVAIDVNNIGSVLQAQGDLQGARKYLERALKIDEKAYGPDHPNVAIRVNNIGGVLKDLGDLQGARKYLERALKIDEDAYGPDHPKVARYVNNIGSVLQAQGDLQEARKCFKRALKIDEKAYGPDHPKVARGVNNIGLVLQAQGDLQEARKCFERALKIGEKACGPDHPNVARYVNNIGGVLQAQGDLQEARKCYERALKICRDKFGPDHPNTRTVADNLSSLGQGLK, from the coding sequence GTGACCACCAAAGCCTACGGCCCAGACCATCCCGACGTGGCCATAAGAGTCAACAACATCGGATTGGTGCTGCAAGCTCAGGGTGACCACCAGGAAGCCAGGAAGTGCTTCGAAAGAGCCCTGAAGATCGACGAGAAAGCCTACGGCCCAGACCATCCCGACGTGGCCATAAGAGTCAACAACATCGGATTGGTGCTGCAAGCTCAGGGTGACCACCAGGAAGCCAGGAAGTGCTTCGAAAGAGCCCTGAAGATCGACGAGAAAGCCTACGGCCCAGACCATCCCAACGTGGCCAGATATGTCAACAACATCGGATTGGTGCTGCTAGATCTTGGTGACCACCAGGAAGCCAAGAAGTATCTCGAAAGAGCCCTGAAGATCGACGAGAAAGCCTACGGCCCAGACCATCCCAACGTGGCCATAAGAGTCAACAACATCGGATTGGTGCTGCAATATCAAGGTGACCTCCAGGAAGCCAGGAAGTATCTCGAAAGAGCCCTGAAGATCGACGAGAAAGCCTACGGCCCAGACCATCCCAACGTGGCCATAAGAGTCAACAACATCGGATCAGTGCTGCTAGATCTGGGTGATCTCCAGGAAGCCAGGAAGTGCTTCGAAAGAGCCCTGAAGATCGACGAGAAAGCCTATGGTCCAGACCATCCCAACGTGGCCAGGGATGTCAACAACCTCGGATCAGTGCTGCAATATCAAGGTGACCTCAAGGAAGCCAGGAAGTACCTCGAAAGAGCTCTGAAGATCGACGAGAAAGCCTACGGCCCAGACCATCCCAACGTGGCCATAGATGTCAACAACATCGGATCGGTGCTGCAAGCTCAGGGTGACCTCCAGGGAGCCAGGAAGTATCTCGAAAGAGCCCTGAAGATCGACGAGAAAGCCTACGGCCCAGACCATCCCAACGTGGCCATAAGAGTCAACAACATCGGAGGGGTGCTGAAAGATCTTGGTGACCTCCAGGGAGCCAGGAAGTACCTCGAAAGAGCCCTGAAGATCGACGAGGATGCCTACGGCCCAGATCATCCCAAAGTGGCCAGATATGTCAACAACATCGGATCGGTGCTGCAAGCACAGGGTGACCTCCAGGAAGCCAGGAAGTGCTTCAAAAGAGCCCTGAAGATCGACGAGAAAGCTTACGGCCCAGACCATCCCAAAGTGGCCAGAGGTGTCAACAACATAGGATTGGTGCTGCAAGCTCAGGGTGACCTCCAGGAAGCCAGGAAGTGCTTCGAAAGAGCCCTGAAGATCGGCGAGAAAGCCTGCGGCCCAGACCATCCCAACGTGGCCAGATATGTCAACAACATCGGAGGGGTGCTGCAAGCTCAGGGTGACCTCCAGGAAGCCAGGAAATGCTACGAAAGAGCTCTGAAGATATGCCGAGATAAATTCGGCCCAGACCACCCGAACACCAGAACAGTGGCGGACAATCTGAGTTCACTTGGTCAGGGGCTTAAATAG
- a CDS encoding sigma factor-like helix-turn-helix DNA-binding protein codes for MADVRRIVDLYELHKSYKKVARELNISRNTVKKYLHQVKDVQEGLAEEIIPKNRKIVQPSRVLTDLVRQKIHQYLESNMGCPKNNDSRQKESGSFSSRMVIK; via the coding sequence ATGGCAGATGTACGTAGAATCGTAGACCTGTACGAACTCCATAAGTCCTACAAAAAAGTAGCCCGCGAACTGAACATATCCCGGAACACTGTGAAAAAGTATCTTCATCAGGTCAAAGATGTGCAAGAAGGATTGGCGGAGGAGATCATTCCCAAAAACCGAAAGATCGTTCAACCCTCTCGCGTTCTCACTGATCTTGTCCGTCAGAAGATACATCAATATCTTGAGTCAAACATGGGATGCCCCAAAAACAACGACTCACGGCAAAAAGAATCTGGGAGCTTCTCGTCCAGGATGGTCATAAAATAG
- a CDS encoding YhcG family protein yields MKEKSASVGEMGKSGENEIAIASEELIGNIRPLIEQAKARVAQSVNSGLVLLYWQIGKRISDDLPAESRAEYGAKVVELVSERLAAEYGKGFRRSNVFHMIRFAEAFDDAKIVQTLSGQLSWSHFIEIIYFKDPLQRQFYTEMARVERWSVRTLRKKIQGMLYERTAISRKPEELARQELEDLKEEDRMTPDLVFQDPYLLDFLGLEDTYSERDLEAAILRELERFLLELGTDFSFIARQKRMTIGDRDFYLDMLFYHRSLRRLVAIELKLGSFDAAYKGQMELYLRWLDRYERRPGEEAPIGLILCSEKNREQIELLQLDRGEIRVAEYLVELPPKGLLEAKLHEAIRLARGQEELCSYQSKWH; encoded by the coding sequence ATGAAAGAAAAGTCGGCCTCTGTAGGTGAGATGGGGAAATCAGGAGAGAATGAAATCGCCATTGCCTCAGAAGAGCTTATCGGCAACATCCGGCCACTCATAGAGCAGGCAAAGGCCCGTGTCGCTCAATCAGTGAACTCAGGGCTTGTGCTCCTCTACTGGCAAATCGGCAAGCGCATCAGCGATGATTTGCCAGCCGAGAGCCGAGCGGAGTATGGAGCGAAAGTTGTCGAGCTGGTGAGCGAGAGGCTTGCTGCGGAGTACGGAAAGGGCTTTCGTCGTAGCAATGTCTTTCACATGATCCGTTTTGCCGAGGCCTTCGATGATGCCAAGATAGTCCAGACACTGTCTGGACAATTATCCTGGTCGCACTTCATTGAGATCATCTACTTCAAGGATCCACTACAGCGCCAGTTTTACACCGAGATGGCCAGAGTGGAGCGCTGGAGCGTGCGAACCTTGAGAAAGAAGATCCAGGGCATGCTCTATGAGCGCACTGCCATCTCCCGCAAGCCTGAGGAGCTGGCCAGACAGGAGCTTGAGGACCTGAAGGAGGAAGACCGCATGACGCCCGATCTGGTCTTCCAGGATCCATATCTGCTGGACTTCCTGGGGCTGGAGGACACCTACAGCGAGCGAGATCTGGAGGCGGCCATCCTCCGGGAGCTAGAGAGGTTCCTGCTGGAGTTGGGCACTGACTTCTCCTTCATCGCCCGCCAGAAGCGTATGACCATCGGAGACAGAGACTTCTACCTCGACATGCTCTTCTATCACCGCAGCTTGCGTCGTCTGGTGGCTATAGAACTTAAGCTGGGCAGCTTCGATGCTGCCTATAAGGGCCAGATGGAGCTTTATCTGCGCTGGCTGGACAGATACGAGCGCCGGCCGGGTGAGGAGGCACCTATAGGGCTGATCCTGTGCAGCGAGAAGAACCGGGAGCAGATTGAGCTTTTGCAGCTCGACCGGGGCGAGATCAGGGTGGCTGAGTACCTGGTGGAGCTGCCGCCAAAGGGACTGCTGGAGGCCAAGCTGCATGAGGCCATACGGCTGGCAAGAGGGCAGGAGGAGCTATGCTCATATCAGAGCAAGTGGCATTGA
- a CDS encoding tetratricopeptide repeat protein, translated as MSAEYLAEALKRLASGLIRQDDLSELQQAVASGNITLTSASQGGVAVGGNVSGSIVGSFILPPEVLKLLQQTPYRPAALPPPEKLADRGILPPGFRLPFSQNAVFTGRQDDLIELGRYLLYSHDKRGVVVSGMGGLGKSQLAVEFCYRYGRFFRGVHWIQADLDIQAEIAENGLAMGLPYWPDKLPEQVQATLKVWQEEGGQRLIVLDNAEDLQVLQNWLPKLQSARLLITSRQENWPIDMGLNVKKLEVLARSQSIELLCKLAARLKKMPDEQLDNLADFLGDLPLALDLAGRYLADRPELPVEGYLAELEAGSALEHTSLRDWAEHSPTGHLTSLAATFALSWERLTEGDELAKQLFKIGGYCAPNIPIPRQILAKAMKTDVPDHELDRALRKLTSLGLMDSSEGSRRMHSLLAEFARLQDQDSDESVLPDLAEAMAEITTLALESGLPENMRPLHEHLDFVARSAEESNLQISGALWNNLGMNLKDLADYEEAKRILERALKIDEKVYGPYHPNVATDVNNIGGVLLDLGDHQEAKKYLERALKIDEKAYGPDHPNVARDVNNIGGVLKDLGDLKEARKYLERALKIDEKAYGPDHPNVARDVNNIGGVLKDLGDLQEARKCFERALKIDEKAYGPDHPNVARDVNNIGSVLKDLGDLQEARKCFERALKIDEKAYGPDHPNVATDVNNIGGVLLDLGDHQSLRPRPSRRGHKSQQHRIGAASSG; from the coding sequence ATGTCAGCAGAATACCTGGCCGAGGCATTGAAACGCCTGGCATCAGGCCTGATCAGGCAGGATGATTTAAGTGAGCTGCAACAGGCTGTGGCTTCGGGCAATATCACCCTCACCAGCGCATCACAAGGTGGCGTGGCAGTTGGCGGCAATGTATCGGGTAGTATAGTCGGCAGCTTTATCCTGCCACCTGAGGTCCTGAAACTCCTGCAGCAGACTCCTTACCGACCGGCAGCACTGCCTCCTCCTGAGAAGCTCGCAGACCGTGGCATCTTGCCACCAGGCTTCAGGCTGCCTTTCTCGCAAAACGCGGTTTTCACCGGCCGGCAGGATGACCTGATCGAGCTGGGCCGATACCTGCTCTATTCACATGATAAACGCGGTGTAGTAGTTAGCGGCATGGGTGGCCTGGGCAAGAGCCAGCTGGCAGTTGAGTTTTGCTATCGTTACGGCCGGTTCTTCCGGGGAGTGCATTGGATCCAGGCCGACCTGGATATACAGGCGGAGATTGCCGAGAACGGTCTGGCCATGGGCCTTCCTTACTGGCCTGACAAGCTCCCTGAGCAGGTGCAGGCCACCCTAAAAGTCTGGCAGGAGGAAGGTGGACAGAGGTTAATAGTGCTTGACAATGCCGAGGATCTGCAGGTCTTGCAGAACTGGCTGCCGAAGCTCCAGTCAGCAAGGCTGCTTATCACATCTCGGCAGGAGAACTGGCCTATAGATATGGGATTGAATGTCAAGAAACTGGAGGTGCTCGCCCGCAGCCAGAGCATCGAGCTGTTGTGTAAGCTGGCTGCCAGACTGAAGAAGATGCCTGACGAGCAGCTGGACAATCTAGCTGATTTTCTGGGCGACCTGCCTCTTGCCTTGGACCTGGCAGGTCGGTATCTGGCGGACAGGCCGGAGTTGCCGGTAGAGGGTTATCTGGCAGAGCTTGAGGCTGGTTCAGCCCTGGAGCATACTTCTCTCAGGGATTGGGCGGAACACAGCCCTACTGGACACTTGACCAGCTTGGCTGCCACCTTCGCCCTTAGCTGGGAGCGGCTCACCGAGGGCGATGAGCTGGCAAAGCAACTGTTCAAGATAGGAGGATACTGTGCTCCCAATATACCTATACCCCGACAGATTCTGGCCAAGGCCATGAAGACAGATGTGCCTGACCACGAGCTGGACAGGGCGTTACGTAAGCTTACCAGCCTGGGGTTGATGGATTCTTCTGAAGGCAGCAGGAGGATGCATAGTCTCCTAGCGGAATTTGCTCGCCTTCAAGACCAAGATTCTGATGAAAGCGTTTTACCTGACCTGGCAGAAGCAATGGCCGAAATCACCACCCTAGCCTTGGAAAGCGGCCTGCCTGAAAATATGAGGCCTTTACATGAGCACCTTGATTTTGTGGCCAGGTCAGCAGAAGAATCGAACCTGCAGATATCCGGGGCTCTGTGGAACAACCTCGGAATGAATCTGAAAGATTTAGCGGACTATGAGGAAGCTAAAAGAATTCTTGAGAGGGCTCTGAAGATCGACGAGAAAGTTTATGGCCCATACCATCCCAACGTGGCCACAGATGTCAACAACATCGGAGGGGTGCTGCTAGATCTTGGTGACCACCAGGAAGCCAAGAAGTATCTCGAAAGAGCCCTGAAGATCGACGAGAAAGCCTATGGTCCAGACCATCCCAACGTGGCCAGAGATGTCAACAACATCGGAGGGGTGCTGAAAGATCTGGGTGACCTCAAGGAAGCCAGGAAGTACCTCGAAAGAGCTCTGAAGATCGACGAGAAAGCCTACGGCCCAGACCATCCCAACGTGGCCAGAGATGTCAACAACATCGGAGGGGTGCTGAAAGATCTTGGTGATCTCCAGGAAGCCAGGAAGTGCTTCGAAAGAGCTCTGAAGATCGACGAGAAAGCCTATGGTCCAGACCATCCCAACGTGGCCAGAGATGTCAACAACATCGGATCGGTGCTGAAAGATCTTGGTGACCTCCAGGAAGCCAGGAAGTGCTTCGAAAGAGCCCTGAAGATCGACGAGAAAGCCTACGGCCCAGACCATCCCAACGTGGCCACAGATGTCAACAACATCGGAGGGGTGCTGCTAGATCTTGGTGACCACCAAAGCCTACGGCCCAGACCATCCCGACGTGGCCATAAGAGTCAACAACATCGGATTGGTGCTGCAAGCTCAGGGTGA